Genomic DNA from Hydrogenoanaerobacterium saccharovorans:
ACACCGTACGGTTCTTCAATGGTTTTGGTATAGGTTTCGTCCCCGTCCCCGCTGTGGATGTCGATGAAGTACGAGTAAATGCCGATGGAATCCTCTGGGATGATACCCGAGACAGCGTCATCTTTGGTGAGCTTTTTGATACCCATGATGCGTCTGCTTTCGCGCACACCGATGGACGCGTTGACCGAGGTGAGGTAACAATCTTCAAACCCGGGTACATGCTCCTGAAGCATCTTTATCAGCGGTAAAATCTGCAAGTGAGATTCCATTTCGCCGCGGCTTAGGTCGTGTACATTACTGCCGTCGCAGTTGAGGATGCGGATGGTGTTAACCGCCACATGACCGGGTATCGGCAGGCGGATGTAAATAACAGTGTCGCGGTTGACGGGGCACTTGCCCTCTGCACGCAGTTTTTTGATGAGCGCATTGAGACCGAAGAAAATATGCCCGGGGTTGTTACGGAAAAACTTTTCGTCATATCCGGGGCGAATGTGGGTAAGCCCCGAGTTATAGGGCAACTCCTCCGGATGTTCGGCAAGGTAATCGCAGAAGCGGTCAAAATCCACACCGCCCAAATTAAACATCAGCGTGGGCGGCTGCAATACTCCTGTTTTATCCTGCCCTTTTTCATACTCGGCGCCCGCCATGTAAGCAACATCTCCGTCACCGGTTCCGTCAATAAATACTTTTGCCTGAATCTCTATTTCACTGCCTTTACCCGTTACGGTAACCGAGCGCACTTTGTTATCCACTACGTTTACCCCTGACAGCTCACAGTGCATCAGCAGGTCAATGCCATATTCTTGCACCATCTGGAAGCAAACAATGCGCGTATAAAAAGGGTTTACGGTTGTAGAAGATAGGTGGAACGGGCAGTACCTGTGCCCCGCAGTGCCGTCCAGCTTAGTTAAGCGATCCACCATCTCCTGTGCAAGGCCGCCTACAATCTGTCGTTGGTGCATATCCATAAATGCAAGGAACGGCAACCCCGAACCCAACTGACCGCCCAGATAACCCAAACGCTCAACAAGTACCACTTTTACGCCTTGCTGTGCCGCTGCGATTGCGGCTGCCATACCGCCCGGGCCTGCACCGATTACCGCCACATCGGCTTTTATAATTTCTTTTTTCATATCGTTTCTCATTCTGTTATCCTCCGGTTAAAAATTTAAGGATTGGATTGATGGAATAGATTTTTTGTGCTGTTTTCTGCCCTCTGAATGCAATATCATTTACCGCATGATTTTGCAGCTGTAAGGCATATCCCTCTTCCATCTGCTTTGGCATGCGGCGTTTTTGCTCGTAATACGTTCTTGAAAACCCATGTGCCCCGATTTCTGACAGCGCACGAATACCCGATTTGCCCCATTTCATCTTTGGATTCGCAGGAGCAAACACTCGCATTTTTCTTTTGCAGGCGGATTACGCCGTCGCGGTCAATCAGGCGCAGTGCCTTTGTTTTCTTTTTGAAGAAAATAAAATGTCTTTTCATTTGCTCGCGCGTGATTGCACAGATAGCACCGTTATCTGCCTCGAGATGAACGTCGGACGCTTCTGCTTTCAGGTTTGCGGCAACAATCTTTTTCAACTCATCATCGCTTTTTGGTTCGCTCGAAAGCTCCTTGGTGCGCATTTCGGTGGTGCCTATGGCGATGGCACGTACTTTTTGGTGCTGTGTATCTACTTCAATCTTCACTTCAATTGTATCGGGATTGGCGCCGGATTGTATCGCTTTGCGCACTGCCTCGCGGCGAATTGCAAGAATATCTTCTTCTGTGGGGTTTGAGATGGTACGCTCAATCATGTCGCGCACCATAGCAAGAGCAACACCGATGGGAGAGATGACTGCCGCATTACGTGCGATTTTATGTTTGCAGCCAAACGTCTCGGCAATATGCGGCACAACCGATGCGCATCCCCCGCCGCCACCGACAAAGGTTATTGTACTCTTGTCCAATCCGTAATCCTGTATCATACTGGTTACAACTTTGCCGTTTTTGATTGCGGAAAGGTCGAGTACCTTTTTGGCTGTCTCTTTTACGGTAAGCCCCATGCTCTTTGCCAGAGGTTCCCACGCTTTGACGGCTGCCTCCACATTACCGTAAGCGTAACTGTCGGGCTGCACATAGCCAGCAATATTTGCCGCACCGGAAAGGGTGAGTGCAAACGCTTTCCCTCCGTCGCATTCAATATAAGCATACTCCGGGTCGCCGTCTTTGGGTTTCACTGTTTTTAAAATAGGGTTTTTAATATCTTCGGTTTTGGCAAAACACTCGTATTCCAGGTTGGCGATGTGTGCGCTGCGCGGGCCTACATCAACGGCTATTCCGCCCGAAAGCTCAATCATACTGCCGCCGCCGATGCCTACGGTGCGCACATCCAGCGAGCTTACATAGGTTTTGTGCCCGCCTACCTCGGCATATTTGATAACGACGTTTCCGTCCTTAACACAAGAGATATCGGTGCTGGTGCCGCCCACTTCAAAGAAGATGCCGTCGGTCAGCTTTTCATACATCAAAGCACCCGCAACACCCGCCGCAGGGCCGGATAGGATGGTAAGAATCGGCCTGCTGCGCACCTCGTCTACGGTCATAACGCCGCCGTCGCATCGCATTACCATTAAAGGCGATTCGATATCGGCGTTTTTAATGCTGCGCTCGGTCATGTTTGCCGCATCCAACATTTTGGGCAGGATACTGGCATTGATGACGGCGGTTCTGGTACGAACTTTAAGCCCATACAATTTGGAAACATCGTTCCCCGCAGTGGCCGGAATATCGCGGCCTTTGCAGATATCCAAAACAGCATTCTCGTTTTCGGGGTTATCTACGCTGAACGCCTCGGATACTACGATAGAATCTGCTTTTTGCCCTTTCAGCTCATCAATCGCATGGTTAATATTTTCATCAAACGCATTTTTATCTGAAGTATTGACATAGGCGTTGTATGTATGGAGCCATTTGCCCGCAGCCAGTTCAATATCACCAATATTCGTATCGCTTTTAGATTTCATCCCCTGCATACCGCTGCCCAGTGTAATAATTCCTACCTGAGCGACGTCACCTTCCAAAAGGGCGTTGGTTGCCTGTGTAGTGCCGTGCGCAATAAACATGACATCCTCAGGGCGGATGTTGTATTCTTTTAATATTTTTTCTAAAACCGCAACGATACCCGCGGCAACACCTTCTTCGGCATCGTGGGTGGTAGGCAGTTTCACGCTTCCTATCAATTCATATGTTTCGTTATCAAGCGCGACGGCATCTGTAAAAGTACCGCCAACATCAATTCCAATTCTAACTTTCATTCCCATTCCCCGATTCTACTATCTTTTTAATTTTGTTTTTATATTGTAAAACAAGAGCGTTTTCTACATTATTCAAATTACAGGATATGTTAACGGCGCGGAATCAAGACGTGATGCTCCGCGCCGTTCGACCTGTTTTTATAGTGCCTATAGGCTAGAAATAAATAATTGTTAGTATCACTACGGTAATCGCGGTCAAAATCCAATTGGGCAGCTGCACCTTGTTGGTGACGGTAATCGGGTCATATCCCACAAAGTTGGATGCCCAAACCACCTGTGTGGAGGTGGGGCAAGACTGTGTAGGCCAACGGAACGCAGCATAAAACACCGCGGACAATGCGGCGACGGGCAGAACATCTACCGCCAGCATACTGGCTGCCAAACCTGCACCGAGGCCCAAAATGTTAAACGGCCCGCGATACAAGCCCAACGGGCAAAGAATGCACACAAATGCAATCAGGCCCAATGCGGTGGTGGGGGTAATTGCAATCATAAAGGGGTTGATAACCGCTTGCGTGGTAGGAGTTGTCATCGCGTTGATGATCATACCGATACCGAACATCAAAGCGGCAGTGGGTGCACCTTCTTTAAAGCCCTCATAGCAGCTTTGCACAATGATGTTGGAAAACTTCGACCATTTGCCTCTGTAAGTGAATACGATTGCCCACACAATACCAATGATAAATACGGTAATGGCTTCCAGCTTTAATAACAGCATAATTGCCACAACTACAACCGGGGTTAAGCAAGCCAGCAACCCGCGAAAGCCTGTAACCTGTGCGGGGCGGGTATCGGCATCGCTTTCTGCGGCATGTTCTACGGGTGCGGCAAAAGCAAATTTAATGCCGTTCTTTTTAAAGCCCCATGCCAAGTACACCACTGTAAATAAAATACCGGCAACCGCCAAAATCACAGCACAAAGGTTAATATCCTCCGGTGCTACACCGGTAATGCTGGTGATTGCGGCAATATTGGCAGGGTTCAAAGAATATCCCGCAGACAGCGACGCGAGAAACGCATTGCTTGCAACGATAGGCGGAACACCTACCGAAAGCATAATCGGCAGTACCACCGCGCCCACCATGGCGGCAGCGCCTGTTCCGTACAAAACGGTAAACAAAAATACCGATACGCCGCACAGTGCAAGCGAAATAATAAATGGTTTGTCTCCGCCCAATTCCGCGGCTTTTTTAATGATGGTATCTGTTACACCCGTGCGGTACAAAATTTGAGACAGCCAGCAGCTGAACAAAATTGCAACATAAGTACCCGATAGTTTTAACGCACCTTTGGACAAAACATGTGTTAAGATACCCTCCTCACCCGTCATGGGCAAACCTGCCGCCACCCCAATCAGCACCGCCATTAAAGGCAGCGCGAGCACTGCAGGGATTTTTTTCAGCATCATCAGTACTGCCATAACCAAAAAGATTGCAACAATTATAATACCTACTACCATTTGTATTCTCCTTTCATTTCGCACATTTTCATTTTCTTTTATACGATGAACCCCCTACCCCAAATTACACCACCTTATAAACATTGAATTGATATATTTTTCACTTTGTTTTATTAATTGACTTTACAAAATGAATTTATGTTTTAAATTATAGTAACAAGGCAAAATAAAGTCAATAATATTTTAATATTTTACAAATTTTTATGCATATCGACAAAAAACTACTTCTATTTTTGTGATATAATCTTGCGCTTTAGAAATTTGTCTTGTTTTAAATGCAAGCTGCTTGCACTAAAAATACTTTTATGTTATGATTTGTTTTATAAATTAGATTTATTAAACACAATAGCAAATCTAAACTATATGATACGGAACGTGATGGTAATGAAAGAAAAAAGAACTGCCAATATGGAGATTAAAAAGATAAACCGCACCAATATTTATCAGCTTTTGCGTAAAAACAGTTCGCTTTCAAGGCGCGATGTGGTAAATAAGCTGCAGCTATGCCTGCCTACTGTTACGCAAAATATTATGGAATTGCAGGAGGAAGGACTGATTGAAGAAGCAGGCTCCGTCGGCAATACCGGAGGGCGCCGCGCAAAGGTGTACGACATTGTACGCGATGCACGCACGGCGATTGGGATTGACATCACAAAAAACCACATTACCGCAGTTGCCGTAGACCTTACCGGCGCTGTGATTGCTTGTGAGCGCATTCGGTGCAAATTTGAAAAGAGCGATGCTTACTATAAGCAGCTTTCGGTACTCGTTGAAACGGTGATTGAAAAAGCAAAACTGAAAAGAGAGCACATTCTGGGCGTTGGGATAGGCGTACCGGGCTTGATTACAGCGGATAATCAGACTGTTTTTTATGGTGAAATTTTAGATTTTACCGGTACCACCTGCAGTGAATTTTCTAAGTACATCCCGTTTCAAACTGCACTTTACAACGATGCGAATGCCGCCGGTTATGCAGAGATTTGGGCGAACGAAGAGACAATCAATGCTTTTTATGTGATGCTTAGCAACAACATTGGCGGTTCGGTCGTTATCAACGGGCAAATTTATTCGGGCGACCATTTGCGCAGCGGAGAGGTTGGGCACATCACCATTGTGCAAAACGGAAAAGAATGCTATTGCGGTCAAAAAGGATGTGTGGACCCCTACTGTGCGGCGACGGTGCTTTCGTCGCTGACAAACGGCAACCTTGAAGATTTCTTTCTGCTGCTCAAAAAGAAGTCACCCGAAGCAATCGTGCTGTGGAACGAGTATCTCGACCATTTGGCGGTTGCCGTAAATAACCTGCATATGCTGTTTGACTGCAAAATCATCCTCGGCGGTTATGTGGGCGAATACCTGGATGAATATTTGGATGATTTAGTGCAACGCGTTAAAAGCCGCAACCCATTTACGCATGATGCCGGCTATCTTGAGGTGTGCTGTTATAAAACCGAAGCAATTGCAGCCGGTGCTGCGCTCAACTTTATTGCAAGTTTTATCAATACGATCTAATGATGTTTTTATAAATAGAGCTCATCCTACCTGTTAGTTGGATGAGCTTTGCTGTGTTTGCCTGTATTTTGCACTATATTGATTTTATAAATAACAGCGGCTCTAATATCAATAATTTCGATAATGATTGCAAATTATAAGCAATCTTGTTATACTGAAACGGCGTTATTCTCAAACAAGAATAACGAATATAAAATCAATAAGCATCAATGTAAAAACCACTAACAGGAGGATGAGCAATGCACATAAAACAAGTAGTCAGTGTAGAAAAAATCCGCAAGGACGCGGAAGAATTGTTTCGCGGAGGATTTTTCTGCTCCGAAGCAGTGGTCAGTTCCATCCGCTCCAACTTCGAGTTGGACATCCCCGAGCAAGTGATTGCAATGGCATCCGGATTTCCAGTCGGCATTGGGCGCTCTAAATGTTTGTGCGGTGCGGTTTCGGGCGGTGTATTAGCACTGGGTATCTTTTTTGGACGTACTGTGCCAAAAGACCCGAAAGTTGAAAAGAACTTAGAGGTTGCCAAAGAACTGCACGACTATTTTAAAGTGGCTAACGGTAAAAATGCAATTTGCTGCCGTACTTTAACCAAAGAATTTGATATGGGCAAAGGCGAGCACAAAGAGCAATGCATTTATTACACCGGGCTTGTTGCCGCAAAGGTTGCGCAAATCGTAATTCGGGAGCTTGGGCTTACCAACATCGATGATGAATAAGTGAGGGATAAAGATGAAACAACGCATCAAAGCAATCCCCCTCCCCCTATCGGGCGTGATGCTCGGCTGCGCCGCCCTCGGTAACCTGCTACAGAGTTATTCTGAAACGGTACGCATTTTGTTTGGCTTGGTTGCCGCAGCTGCCCTGTTACTGTTGGTTTTAAAGCTGATATTGTCTCCATCCTCGGTTTCAGAAGATATGAAAAACCCTATTTTGGCAAGTGTAGCCGGTACCTTCCCTATGGCGCTGATGTTGCTCAGCGTCTATGTAAAACCGATGATAGGCACAGCTGCTTTTTGGATTTGGGTTTTATCCATCGCACTGCACGCGGTGCTGATTGTGTTTTTCACCATCCGATTTATGTTAAAACCGCAGATGCCAAAGGTGTTTGCAAGTTATTTTATTGTTTATGTAGGCATTGCCGCCGCAAGCATTACAGCACCCGCCTATAATATGCAGGTGCTCGGATACGGACTGTTTTGGTTCGCCTTTGTTTCGTTGCTTTTTCTGTTGGGGTTTATCGGCTACCGATACATAAAATACCCGCAGATACCGGAACCTGCTCAACCCCTGTTCTGTATTTTTGCAGCACCTGCAAGCCTGTGTTTGGCAGGGTATCTCCAATCTGCCGCAGAAAAACAGCTTTGGTTGGTTGCGGTAATGGCGGTGCTTTCTTTTGCACTGTACCTCATGGCTCTGGCTATGTTGCCGCGCTTGCTGCGCCTTCCGTTTTACCCGAGTTATGCTGCGTTTACATTCCCGTTTGTTGTTTCAGCCATCGCGCTAAAACAAACAGCAGGCTATCTTGCTAAAATCGGGCAGCCTGTATCTGCTCTCAAATACGTCGTACTATTTCAAACGGTTATAGCGGTTATTCTGGTTGTTTACACACTGGTACGTTTCTTATCTGCCGCTTATAGCTGCACCTCCCAACCTGCTGTAAAATAACTGGTGAAATATTGTTATAAACAAAAATAAGCCCTTGTTGTAGGCGATTTCTCGCTTAGAACAAGGGCTGTTTTTATATTTTACCAGTTATTCTTTGCCTTTATACCCGTTTTTTTCGGCATGGCCGAGCAGATATAAAAACGCAAAAGCAGGGATTCTCAACAGCTTATTGCCGTCGGGGGCGGTGTGTTCGCCAAAATCATCTGCGCGTTTGGTGATGATAATCGAAGCACTGGATTCACCGCATAGTTCAATAATGGCATCATCGTTGGCAATGGGTGCCTGCTCGCGGTACTTTACCTCAATGAGGATATTTTTGATGTTGGGGTAATCCACAACAATGTCAATTTCGTTGCCTTTTTTGCCGCCGCGGTAGTAGCCCACACGGGTTGCTTTTTGGTAGTAAAACGCCGCGACATGCTTATAAACCGCGGTTTCTACCATCTTGCCCATCTCAACGGGGTTGGTGAGAATTTCGCTGTCCATCAAAACGGCATTGCGGATGGCGGCATCGGCAATGTAGATTTTGGGGCTTGCTTTGAGCACCTTGCGCCCACCGAGCTCTACAGGGTAGCTTAGATAAATCAGGTTTGCACTTTCAAGGTATTGGATGTAGTTTTCTACGGTGGGGCGGCTGACACCGTTGAGCTCTTTTGCAATGGCATCGATGGCGACAATTTCGGACGAGACATTGCAAAGGTACAAAAAGATGCGCTCCAGTTCGGTTGCGTTGCGGATGTTATAAAGCGAGGGCAAATCGCGCTTGAGCACCTTATCAACCACATCTTCGCGCATCACCTGCTGTGCCAGTAAATCGTTATCGGCTAAAGCCAATTCGGGGAACCCGCCAATCTGCAAATAGCGGTTAAAGTGGTTTTGCACCGCAGAAAGCTTAATCATAATTTGGTTGCGCTCAATCTGCGGCATTGCCAACAACTGTGTGGGGCGCAGTTTGGGGTCGAGTGGTACATCTGCAATGCCAATGAGCGCGCAGTATTCGTAAAAAGAAAGTGTCGGCACTTGGATAATCGTCCATCTGCCTGCGCCGCTTTCAGTACTGCCCTTGATGAGCGCGGGGCTGGCAGAACCTGTTGCAACTACCTGTGTATCGGGTTGGGTATCGTAAATGGTTTTCAGCCACGCGTCCCAGTCGGAGGCATACTGAATTTCATCAAAAAAATAGTAGACATCCTGCTCGGCATAGATATTTTCGTGGTAACATTCCAAAATGTCGTTCATCCCCGCCAGTTTGAGCATCGGGTGGTCGAGCGATACAAAGATAATTTTCCGCGGCGAAATACCCCGTTTCAGCAGGTTTTCGATCATCTGATATTGTATGGTGGTTTTGCCTACCCGCCTTGTCCCCGTCAGCACAACAATTCTGCGGATATCTGTTTGGTCAAGCCGTTTCATCGCTTCGTAATAGGCAAAGCGTTTATAGTCTTTAATAAACGATGGATGCACTGCCCCTGTCTTCCACCACGGGTTAAACGCGGACAGAACTTTTAAAATTCCCTCTTTTGTAGTAATTGCCATGATATCACCTCTATATCAATAATATAGCTCTTATTTGCATTATTGTCAAATATTTTTTAAAGTATACTTATAATTTTTGATATAGTTTTTAAAAATAACTACATATTATAAGTGTGCCAAAATAGCAGCGCTTAATAGCAAAAACCCGCTGTAAAAAACATACAGCGGGTAGGCCATAAATCATAAATAGAATAAATATTCATTTTAGATACTATCGGAGGCAACAGCACCTGTTAAACCACAAAGAGAAACGGTGTTAAAGTCCCACTTCTTTTAACTCCTGTGTTTCCTGTTTGGTTATTGAAGAATTAGACTCTGAAAAACTTCTTCGATGTCATCATTTACCTTGTTATTATTATCCATATAATCATCACAAAATACATATTAATGGTAGAGAAAAACAAAAGCAAGCAAGCTAACATTAAGCTTGGATCCACAATACTATCTATCTTTGTTATAACTCAACAATACGATTACAGGCAGCCGCAACTTCTTTATCATGAGTCACAATGATAACTGTTTTACCACTGTCATTCATCTTTTTTAGAAAATCAATGACCAATTTTTTGTTTTTATCATCAAGAGATCCTGTGGGTTCATCTGCCAGAATAACGTTGGATGGCTTTAAGAACAACCTTGCAATTGCAATTCGCTGCTGCTCACCGCCACTTAAGTTACACACCTTTTCGCCCAAAATTTTCTCTGGTAACGAAACAGCGCAAATTGCATTTAAAATTAAATCTTTTTTTGCTTTAACCTTGTTATAAGCTAAAGCAATATTTAGGTTTTGCAGTACTGTTTGATTTTCAATGAGAGCATAATTTTGAAACAGGTATCCAATTGAATAACGACGAAGATTTGTTACAAGCCTTCCTTTTGGATTTATGTAATTTGAATACTGTACTTCTCCTGAATCAATAGATTCTATTAAACCTATGATATTCAATAAAGTAGTTTTACCTTTGCCGCTTTCTCCTGTTATTGCAACCAATTCGCCAGTTTCTATCTTTAAATCAAAATTAGTAAATATTTTTTTTTGCCCAAATGATTTATTAACTTTGTTCAATTGAATAACCATTAAAATATATCACCCCTTTGTAAAACTTTTTTACTTAATTTATGTTTTAAAACCAGTACAATTAATATTTCTACCATAATCAGTAAAAATCCAAATAAGGTAGCAAATAATGAAAAATTATGAAACAGTACAAATTGCAAAATAAAAATCGCTAACCATGTTGTTCCCGTGAATGCAATCTGGCCTGTACACCTTCTAAATAAGGAGTAGCCAAACATGCATTGGACACTCATTTTTTGCCTATACACATATACAATCATTATTGTCGAAAAGATGGAGATTCCAATAATAACGGCTATTATGAGTATCAACGAAAATATATCGTTAACTGCCTCCTGCTTAATGATGTATAGTAATTTGTCAACTTCATCATAAGAGTTTTTTACAGAAACTATATTTTTTTCTAATCCACATTCTCGAATAGATTCAACAAAATAATCAAATTTTGTTAAGGATGAGGGGAGCTTTACTTTGAATTCGCCTTTTGATATTGCAGAATAATAGGTATCACCACCATAATTGACACTGTTCACGACAATTCCAATCGGGTCAACATAGAAGTAGTTTTTATCACCTTCAAATGCAGGATTAAAAGAAAAGTAACTTGAGTCATTTTGGGTATATATAATTTTCACAGTCTTAGGCTCATGATGCTTAGCAGGAACTCCTATTTCCTTATCATATGCATCTTTATCAATATAAAAAGACCAAGTATAGGTTTCAATAAAATCTTGTTTTAGTATATCCTCATATTCCTTGTATTTCTCAGGTACAAGTATGAACAAACCATCCTCATATTCAAACTTAGATAAATCTATTCGAGTACCATTTTCGCCATAAATTGGATTCAATTTTAAATAGTTGTTATTAATCATTACATTGTTATTTCTCCAAAAATATGGGTTATTCGGATTAGTTTTTAGATCATAATCATTTGGACTATATAGTTCTCTAGGTAACGAAAGTAAACCATCAGGTCGGATGAGTATTGCTCCTCTTTTACTTTCAATCTCATATAGTTTTTTACATTTCACTCCTAACTCATAATCATTTTTAATAGATGGATTAGTATATATTGGAAACTCTCCATAGCTTTGCAAAATGTTCCAATTAAAAAAATTTAATTTGATATCCTTATGGCAAGAATCTAAAAATATAAGATGACTTAACAAATATAATAAGGCAACCCCTATTACTATTTTAAATGCCGTATTTATACCTATTACTATTTTATATGGTTTTTTGCCTTTAATTGCATTTGGAATGCGGACATAAATAGAAATTAAAATAGCTATAATGTACGTAACCACAAAAAAAGTAATAGAGAATACTACAATTAAAGCAAGGCATATTGTAATATATTTAAAATACTCTGTAAGATGATTATATGTTGCTATAATAATTAAATTGAAAATTAATGCCACTGATAAGCTCATTATATAAGAAAACAAAAAATGTTTGTTTAAAATCGAAGCAGCTATTTGTGCAGGACTATATCCACACATTCGATAAACTCCAATTGTTTTATACTCATCAACAATTATATATATACCCCAAATGATTATCACACAAAAAATCATAAGTAGTAGTATTATTTTAAAAATCATGTTCCCAATTAGAACTGTTGTAGTGGTAAATTTAACCGGCTCTGTACATGAAATGCCATTCTGTTTCAAACTTTCTATAAACAGATTAATATCTCTTGAATTATTAGCATCAATTTGATAATCTCTGCTTAATAAAAAAGGAAATTGATTATTCAAGTAGAATATATCTATTGAATAATTTTTATTGAAAAATGAAATTAAACCTGTTACATTTTTATCATTTAGTTTTGTTGTAGTTATGAATTCATTTGTGCTTACAGGGAGATGCCCGTGAGTAAGCCATTTCTTATACTTAGAAAAATCAGTAGTGTATTGTACTACTGTAAACAGTTCGTTTGGTTGAACACT
This window encodes:
- a CDS encoding FAD-dependent oxidoreductase, whose amino-acid sequence is MRNDMKKEIIKADVAVIGAGPGGMAAAIAAAQQGVKVVLVERLGYLGGQLGSGLPFLAFMDMHQRQIVGGLAQEMVDRLTKLDGTAGHRYCPFHLSSTTVNPFYTRIVCFQMVQEYGIDLLMHCELSGVNVVDNKVRSVTVTGKGSEIEIQAKVFIDGTGDGDVAYMAGAEYEKGQDKTGVLQPPTLMFNLGGVDFDRFCDYLAEHPEELPYNSGLTHIRPGYDEKFFRNNPGHIFFGLNALIKKLRAEGKCPVNRDTVIYIRLPIPGHVAVNTIRILNCDGSNVHDLSRGEMESHLQILPLIKMLQEHVPGFEDCYLTSVNASIGVRESRRIMGIKKLTKDDAVSGIIPEDSIGIYSYFIDIHSGDGDETYTKTIEEPYGVPYGCTVAKDIDGLMMTGRCISVDAVAFGSTRIMTLCMAVGEGAGIGAALAVKQNIEPKAVNPADVREILLQNGAILSI
- a CDS encoding hydantoinase/oxoprolinase family protein, whose product is MKVRIGIDVGGTFTDAVALDNETYELIGSVKLPTTHDAEEGVAAGIVAVLEKILKEYNIRPEDVMFIAHGTTQATNALLEGDVAQVGIITLGSGMQGMKSKSDTNIGDIELAAGKWLHTYNAYVNTSDKNAFDENINHAIDELKGQKADSIVVSEAFSVDNPENENAVLDICKGRDIPATAGNDVSKLYGLKVRTRTAVINASILPKMLDAANMTERSIKNADIESPLMVMRCDGGVMTVDEVRSRPILTILSGPAAGVAGALMYEKLTDGIFFEVGGTSTDISCVKDGNVVIKYAEVGGHKTYVSSLDVRTVGIGGGSMIELSGGIAVDVGPRSAHIANLEYECFAKTEDIKNPILKTVKPKDGDPEYAYIECDGGKAFALTLSGAANIAGYVQPDSYAYGNVEAAVKAWEPLAKSMGLTVKETAKKVLDLSAIKNGKVVTSMIQDYGLDKSTITFVGGGGGCASVVPHIAETFGCKHKIARNAAVISPIGVALAMVRDMIERTISNPTEEDILAIRREAVRKAIQSGANPDTIEVKIEVDTQHQKVRAIAIGTTEMRTKELSSEPKSDDELKKIVAANLKAEASDVHLEADNGAICAITREQMKRHFIFFKKKTKALRLIDRDGVIRLQKKNASVCSCESKDEMGQIGYSCAVRNRGTWVFKNVLRAKTPHAKADGRGICLTAAKSCGK
- a CDS encoding ROK family transcriptional regulator — protein: MKEKRTANMEIKKINRTNIYQLLRKNSSLSRRDVVNKLQLCLPTVTQNIMELQEEGLIEEAGSVGNTGGRRAKVYDIVRDARTAIGIDITKNHITAVAVDLTGAVIACERIRCKFEKSDAYYKQLSVLVETVIEKAKLKREHILGVGIGVPGLITADNQTVFYGEILDFTGTTCSEFSKYIPFQTALYNDANAAGYAEIWANEETINAFYVMLSNNIGGSVVINGQIYSGDHLRSGEVGHITIVQNGKECYCGQKGCVDPYCAATVLSSLTNGNLEDFFLLLKKKSPEAIVLWNEYLDHLAVAVNNLHMLFDCKIILGGYVGEYLDEYLDDLVQRVKSRNPFTHDAGYLEVCCYKTEAIAAGAALNFIASFINTI
- a CDS encoding C-GCAxxG-C-C family protein; its protein translation is MHIKQVVSVEKIRKDAEELFRGGFFCSEAVVSSIRSNFELDIPEQVIAMASGFPVGIGRSKCLCGAVSGGVLALGIFFGRTVPKDPKVEKNLEVAKELHDYFKVANGKNAICCRTLTKEFDMGKGEHKEQCIYYTGLVAAKVAQIVIRELGLTNIDDE
- a CDS encoding TDT family transporter encodes the protein MKQRIKAIPLPLSGVMLGCAALGNLLQSYSETVRILFGLVAAAALLLLVLKLILSPSSVSEDMKNPILASVAGTFPMALMLLSVYVKPMIGTAAFWIWVLSIALHAVLIVFFTIRFMLKPQMPKVFASYFIVYVGIAAASITAPAYNMQVLGYGLFWFAFVSLLFLLGFIGYRYIKYPQIPEPAQPLFCIFAAPASLCLAGYLQSAAEKQLWLVAVMAVLSFALYLMALAMLPRLLRLPFYPSYAAFTFPFVVSAIALKQTAGYLAKIGQPVSALKYVVLFQTVIAVILVVYTLVRFLSAAYSCTSQPAVK
- a CDS encoding ATP-binding protein, encoding MAITTKEGILKVLSAFNPWWKTGAVHPSFIKDYKRFAYYEAMKRLDQTDIRRIVVLTGTRRVGKTTIQYQMIENLLKRGISPRKIIFVSLDHPMLKLAGMNDILECYHENIYAEQDVYYFFDEIQYASDWDAWLKTIYDTQPDTQVVATGSASPALIKGSTESGAGRWTIIQVPTLSFYEYCALIGIADVPLDPKLRPTQLLAMPQIERNQIMIKLSAVQNHFNRYLQIGGFPELALADNDLLAQQVMREDVVDKVLKRDLPSLYNIRNATELERIFLYLCNVSSEIVAIDAIAKELNGVSRPTVENYIQYLESANLIYLSYPVELGGRKVLKASPKIYIADAAIRNAVLMDSEILTNPVEMGKMVETAVYKHVAAFYYQKATRVGYYRGGKKGNEIDIVVDYPNIKNILIEVKYREQAPIANDDAIIELCGESSASIIITKRADDFGEHTAPDGNKLLRIPAFAFLYLLGHAEKNGYKGKE
- a CDS encoding ATP-binding cassette domain-containing protein, coding for MVIQLNKVNKSFGQKKIFTNFDLKIETGELVAITGESGKGKTTLLNIIGLIESIDSGEVQYSNYINPKGRLVTNLRRYSIGYLFQNYALIENQTVLQNLNIALAYNKVKAKKDLILNAICAVSLPEKILGEKVCNLSGGEQQRIAIARLFLKPSNVILADEPTGSLDDKNKKLVIDFLKKMNDSGKTVIIVTHDKEVAAACNRIVEL